One genomic segment of Pleurodeles waltl isolate 20211129_DDA chromosome 11, aPleWal1.hap1.20221129, whole genome shotgun sequence includes these proteins:
- the CEP19 gene encoding centrosomal protein of 19 kDa, protein MKYLARKCGIRYQPPAIILVYNEEENGSQGKMRQRIMPIRNFSKFSDCNRAAEQLKNNPRHKCYLEGVSLHQLEKLFGVLRGHLRGQDLSQTLEDIRRETTLDPEEDLNKLDDKELAKRKSLMDETFEKNRKRKEDPDFNYNVEVEFPQDGQLENCEWDAESDDDV, encoded by the exons ATGAAATATCTTGCAAGAAAGTGTGGGATACGTTACCAGCCCCCAGCCATCATTCTGGTGTACAACGAGGAGGAAAATGGCAGCCAGGGCAAAATGCGCCAGCGCATAATGCCTATAAGGAATTTCTCCAAGTTCTCTG ATTGTAATAGGGCAGCAGAACAGCTGAAGAACAACCCGCGACACAAATGTTATCTTGAGGGAGTCTCACTGCATCAGTTGGAGAAGCTGTTTGGCGTGCTCCGGGGTCATCTGAGGGGACAGGACCTGTCTCAGACTCTTGAGGATATTAGGCGGGAGACCACACTTGACCCAGAGGAAGATCTGAACAAGTTGGATGATAAAGAGCTAGCTAAACGGAAGAGTCTGATGGATGAAACATTTGAGAAAAACCGCAAGAGAAAGGAAGACCCTGACTTCAATTACAATGTAGAAGTGGAGTTCCCACAGGATGGGCAGCTTGAAAACTGTGAATGGGATGCTGAATCTGATGATGATGTCTAA